One window from the genome of Nicotiana sylvestris chromosome 9, ASM39365v2, whole genome shotgun sequence encodes:
- the LOC138877299 gene encoding uncharacterized protein has product MAKFMVDEIGWMFGSISVTLHEFVQGLEEGVLMRQPPLERLREDDDDGDSPLEQRVRWSVDAPQAVSRKAAESGVVDVDQTRAEETLKEGLGAVPEPQVKKLYDHAFYKLQDELSCREEELEKLTSELNKSNASSARREEELSEFRASLEGDALVGQLHQEVAAKETEILELKRQNEVVTSERDLLRGELASTQDLLRSAQKEATALSMAKSKAKEHASSYKRDATTANDRVIEISEKAEQKLARAIAYARLKDRSGGRLRKGVGEFSEMRPCPLREEGGSSTSGPKSDNKRKESSVGDEIYSEVGSAPRHKGDASIEVDHVPIGCRANIGATEGSGHTSMARAERPFGAAEPAIPEVSGLGGVAPLLPPSCSLVEGTSREKDLSPLFSSPIEGASRDTDFLPPSSSPVEGTSRDAFDKLKSELLHREARLQKALDGEKSLRLHCDKRMQSKTEDLERLWGKVGQTKYECNELRA; this is encoded by the exons ATGGCAAAATTCATGGTGGATGAGATAGGATGGATGTTTGGTTCGATTTCAGTGACCTTGCACGAATTTGTACAAG GCCTCGAGGAAGGCGTGTTGATGAGACAACCTCCTCTTG AAAGACTTcgtgaagatgatgatgatggcGATAGCCCTTTGGAACAAAGGGTAAGATGGAGTGTTGATGCTCCACAAGCTGTTAGTCGGAAGGCCGCTGAGTCGGGAGTGGTCGACGTGGACCAAACTCGTGCCGAGGAGACCCTCAAGGAGGGTTTGGGTGCAGTCCCCGAGCCTCAA GTCAAGAAATTGTATGACCACGCCTTTTATAAGCTTCAAGATGAGCTTTCATGCCGTGAGGAGGAGCTCGAGAAGCTCACCTCGGAGCTAAATAAGTCGAATGCTTCCTCTGCTCGAAGGGAAGAGGAGTTGAGTGAGTTTCGAGCGAGTCTAGAGGGA GATGCCCTAGTGGGGCAACTTCACCAAGAGGTTGCAGCCAAGGAAACGGAGATCCTCGAGTTGAAGAGGCAGAATGAGGTTGTAACCTCGGAGAGAGACCTTTTGCGGGGGGAGTTGGCCTCGACCCAGGATCTTCTTCGAAGTGCTCAGAAGGAGGCCACTGCATTGTCTATGGCCAAGTCTAAGGCTAAAGAACATGCATCCTCATACAAGAGAGATGCCACCACCGCAAATGATAGAGTCATAGAGATATCTGAGAAGGCCGAGCAGAAGCTGGCTCGGGCCATTGCTTATGCTCGTTTGAAAGATAGGAG TGGAGGCAGACTCCGTAAAG GCGTTGGAGAATTTTCCGAGATGAGACCATGCCCTCTCAGAGAGGAGGGAGGATCATCGACTTCGGGGCCGAAGAGTGATAACAAGCGTAAGGAATCCTCGGTGGGCGATGAGATTTATAGTGAGGTAGGGTCTGCCCCGAGGCATAAAGGAGATGCATCCATTGAGGTAGATCATGTGCCTATCGGCTGTCGTGCGAACATTGGTGCAACAGAAGGGAGCGGCCACACATCGATGGCTCGAGCCGAGAGACCTTTTGGGGCAGCTGAGCCTGCAATACCCGAGGTTTCTGGCCTCGGGGGAGTGGCTCCTCTTTTGCCACCGTCTTGTTCCCtggtcgaaggtacttcgagggaaaAGGATCTTTCGCCGCTATTTTCTTCTCCCATCGAAGGTGCTTCAAGGGATACAGATTTTCTACCACCGTCTTCTTcccccgtcgaaggtacttcaagGGAT gcctttgacaagctcaagtctgAGCTGCTCCACCGTGAAGCCAGGTTGCAGAAAGCCTTGgacggggagaaatccctcaggcttcatTGTGATAAAAGG aTGCAGAGTAAGACGGAGGACCTGGAACGCCTTTGGGGCAAAGTTGGTCAGACCAAGTATGAGTGTAATGAGCTAAGGGCTTAG